A genomic window from Candidatus Kouleothrix ribensis includes:
- the tdh gene encoding L-threonine 3-dehydrogenase: MTMMQALVKQNPEPGLWLAQVPVPEVGPNDVRIRVLRTSICGTDVHIYNWDHWAERTIKTPMTIGHEYVGVIDAVGSNVADHRPGELVVGEGHIVCGSCRNCLAGRRHLCPNTKGVGVNRAGAFAEYITIPVANVWHCDPNIPLEILSCFDPFGNAVHTALSFNLVGEDVLITGAGPIGAMATAVAKHVGARYVVVTDVNPTRLELAKRMGATLTINVAERTLADAMVELGMKEGFDVGLEMSGNPAALNDMLAGMCHGGKIAMLGIMPAPAAVDWDLVVFNGLTIKGIYGREMFETWYKMTAMVQSGLDIAPVISHRFPYTEYEAAFELMRSGKSGKIVLDWSQV; encoded by the coding sequence ATGACGATGATGCAAGCGCTGGTGAAGCAGAACCCTGAGCCTGGCCTATGGCTCGCGCAGGTGCCGGTGCCCGAGGTTGGGCCGAATGATGTGCGGATCAGGGTGCTGCGCACCTCGATCTGCGGCACCGATGTGCATATCTACAACTGGGATCACTGGGCCGAGCGCACGATCAAGACGCCCATGACCATCGGTCACGAGTATGTCGGCGTGATCGACGCGGTCGGGTCGAACGTGGCCGACCACCGCCCCGGCGAGCTGGTGGTGGGCGAGGGCCATATTGTGTGCGGTAGCTGCCGCAACTGCCTGGCCGGCCGCCGGCACCTGTGCCCGAACACCAAGGGCGTCGGCGTGAATCGTGCCGGCGCGTTCGCCGAGTATATCACCATTCCGGTCGCGAATGTCTGGCATTGCGACCCGAACATCCCGCTCGAGATCCTGTCGTGCTTCGATCCGTTCGGCAACGCGGTTCACACAGCCCTGTCGTTTAACCTGGTGGGCGAAGATGTGCTGATTACCGGGGCCGGCCCAATCGGCGCGATGGCCACTGCGGTGGCGAAGCATGTCGGCGCGCGCTATGTGGTGGTGACTGATGTGAACCCGACGCGGCTCGAGCTGGCCAAGCGCATGGGTGCGACCCTGACGATTAATGTCGCCGAACGCACACTTGCCGATGCGATGGTCGAGCTGGGCATGAAAGAGGGCTTCGATGTCGGGCTCGAGATGTCGGGCAACCCGGCTGCGCTGAACGATATGCTTGCGGGCATGTGCCACGGCGGCAAGATTGCTATGCTCGGGATCATGCCCGCGCCGGCCGCGGTCGATTGGGATCTGGTGGTGTTCAATGGGCTGACGATCAAAGGCATCTATGGGCGCGAGATGTTCGAGACCTGGTATAAGATGACTGCAATGGTTCAGTCGGGCCTCGACATCGCGCCGGTGATTTCGCACCGCTTCCCATACACCGAGTACGAGGCGGCCTTCGAGCTGATGCGTTCGGGTAAATCCGGCAAGATCGTGCTCGATTGGTCGCAGGTATAG
- a CDS encoding phosphotransacetylase family protein yields MATLYVASTETFVGKSATCVGLLDRARRDGLLAGYMKPVSVSVTRTEDTVLDEDADFIRKHFGFADPLEKIAPVLVTQRVIEGIIRGQGADFAKRLNEAYLSVSRDKDLMILEGANHWAEGSLVDLSADQVSDMLQAPVLLISRYRTTLAIDAILAVQRYLGDRLLGVLVNGIEEPQVEFVRTRMVPFLEKRGVPVFATLAQDPQLAGVTVADLHEHLGGQLIGNPAWAGKLVEHLLIGAMGADAALSHFRRRTNKAVFTGGDRIDLQLAALETSTSVLVLTGNIRPSLAVLDRAEDREVPIILVTDDTLTTVERAEGIFGHIRFKQEAKIARFTELLDQNFDFVRLYDELGLVAG; encoded by the coding sequence ATGGCCACCCTCTATGTCGCCTCGACAGAGACCTTCGTCGGCAAAAGCGCCACCTGCGTCGGCCTGCTCGACCGGGCGCGGCGCGATGGGTTGCTCGCCGGCTATATGAAGCCTGTCAGCGTCTCGGTGACGCGAACCGAGGACACGGTGCTCGATGAAGATGCCGACTTCATTCGCAAGCACTTCGGCTTCGCCGACCCGCTCGAGAAGATTGCGCCGGTGCTGGTAACCCAGCGCGTGATCGAGGGCATCATCCGCGGCCAGGGTGCCGATTTCGCCAAGCGCCTGAACGAGGCCTACCTGAGCGTATCGCGCGACAAAGACTTGATGATCCTCGAGGGCGCCAACCACTGGGCCGAGGGATCGTTGGTCGACCTTTCGGCCGACCAGGTTTCGGACATGCTGCAAGCGCCGGTGCTGCTGATCTCGCGCTACCGCACCACCCTGGCGATCGATGCCATCCTGGCGGTTCAGCGCTACCTCGGCGACCGGCTGCTGGGCGTGCTGGTCAATGGCATCGAAGAGCCACAGGTCGAGTTCGTGCGCACGCGCATGGTGCCGTTCCTCGAAAAGCGTGGCGTGCCGGTGTTTGCCACACTCGCGCAAGACCCGCAGCTGGCCGGCGTGACGGTGGCCGATCTGCACGAGCACCTCGGCGGCCAGCTGATCGGCAACCCGGCCTGGGCCGGCAAGCTGGTCGAGCACCTGCTGATCGGTGCGATGGGCGCCGACGCGGCGCTATCGCACTTCCGCCGCCGCACCAACAAAGCCGTATTCACCGGCGGCGACCGGATCGATCTTCAGCTGGCCGCGCTCGAAACCTCCACATCGGTGCTGGTGCTCACCGGTAATATTCGCCCTTCGCTGGCAGTGCTCGACCGCGCCGAGGATCGCGAGGTACCGATCATTCTGGTGACCGACGATACACTCACCACTGTCGAGCGCGCCGAGGGCATCTTTGGCCATATTCGCTTCAAGCAAGAGGCCAAGATCGCGCGCTTTACCGAGCTGCTCGATCAGAATTTCGATTTCGTGCGGCTGTACGACGAGCTTGGCCTGGTGGCCGGGTAG
- a CDS encoding CoA-binding protein: MDWQANLLTTPAQIQALLARLHRVAILGMRTEQFADRPAFYVPEALLRLGLEIVPVTLHDQSVTHILGQPVYHTLSAIPGPIDLVDVFRRPADLPAHVDDILTKRPGAVWLQLGIRHDAVAEQLARAGIAVVQDRCLMVEYRSAYRPR; encoded by the coding sequence ATGGATTGGCAGGCGAACCTACTGACGACGCCGGCGCAGATTCAGGCGTTGCTGGCGCGGCTGCACCGGGTCGCGATTCTGGGCATGCGCACCGAGCAGTTTGCAGACAGGCCGGCCTTCTATGTGCCCGAGGCGTTGTTGCGCCTGGGCCTCGAGATTGTGCCGGTGACGCTGCACGACCAGAGCGTAACCCACATTCTTGGCCAGCCGGTCTACCATACGCTCAGCGCCATCCCAGGGCCGATCGACCTGGTCGATGTGTTTCGCCGGCCGGCCGACCTCCCGGCGCATGTCGACGATATACTTACCAAACGGCCGGGCGCGGTCTGGCTGCAGCTGGGCATTCGCCACGACGCCGTCGCCGAGCAGCTCGCGCGCGCCGGCATCGCGGTGGTGCAAGATCGCTGCCTGATGGTCGAGTACCGCTCGGCGTATCGCCCCAGGTAA
- a CDS encoding ABC transporter permease: MATPQDRYDRQRLRLRRVRALLFGLNPPLVIGGLLALALIAAVVAAPLITSQDPLSMRVSTPNAVVPGFPAAPGSPGFPLGTDVQGRDMLARLLYGGRFTLLICAITALARLAIGTLVGLMAGWYRRSSRLLNGLISAWSAIPPLFFALFMWQLIALVVFGPPPAAPKNISTAVKDAIVFTIVMSLTSWPEIAVRCRTGVEGLRGQPFVEAARVIGLRPSAILWGHILPNLRDIRLSEAANAMAGALLLLAELGFFQVFIGGGTEDVTGSRYLTPLYSEWGSMLALSLRQRSQGYWILIEPLLAFTLAIMAFGLLAEGLRRRR, encoded by the coding sequence ATGGCCACACCTCAGGATCGCTACGATCGGCAGCGGCTACGGCTCAGGCGCGTACGCGCGTTGCTGTTCGGCCTGAACCCGCCGCTGGTGATCGGCGGGCTGCTCGCACTGGCGCTGATCGCCGCAGTGGTTGCGGCGCCACTGATCACCAGCCAGGACCCGCTGTCCATGCGGGTGAGCACGCCCAACGCCGTGGTACCGGGCTTCCCAGCTGCGCCAGGCTCGCCTGGGTTTCCGCTCGGCACCGACGTGCAAGGCCGCGACATGCTCGCGCGGCTGCTGTACGGTGGGCGCTTTACGCTCCTGATCTGCGCAATTACCGCGCTGGCGCGCCTGGCGATCGGCACGCTCGTAGGCCTTATGGCCGGCTGGTATCGCCGCAGCAGCCGCCTGCTAAACGGCCTGATCAGCGCCTGGTCGGCCATCCCGCCGCTGTTCTTCGCACTATTCATGTGGCAGCTGATCGCGCTGGTAGTGTTTGGGCCGCCGCCCGCCGCCCCCAAGAACATCAGCACAGCCGTGAAAGACGCGATCGTCTTCACGATCGTCATGAGCCTGACCAGCTGGCCCGAGATCGCGGTGCGCTGCCGAACCGGCGTGGAAGGCCTGCGCGGCCAGCCGTTCGTCGAGGCTGCTCGCGTGATCGGGTTGCGGCCATCGGCGATCTTGTGGGGCCACATTCTGCCGAACCTGCGCGACATCCGCCTGTCGGAGGCTGCCAATGCCATGGCCGGGGCGCTGCTGTTGCTGGCCGAGCTGGGGTTCTTCCAGGTGTTCATTGGCGGCGGCACCGAGGATGTGACCGGCAGCCGCTACCTGACGCCGCTTTACTCGGAGTGGGGCAGTATGCTGGCGCTGAGCCTGCGCCAGCGCAGCCAGGGCTACTGGATCTTGATCGAGCCGCTGCTGGCATTCACGCTGGCGATCATGGCATTTGGCCTGCTGGCCGAGGGGTTGCGCCGCCGGCGCTAG
- the recG gene encoding ATP-dependent DNA helicase RecG, translating to MDGKDQIIQLGKLLRAEQERGYDDGAAPGGIERFLTNWRLAANGALAHPPVQQALELLAGYAVFDQTTRRARIDIAIDALRALFRPAAPAPARATPSAKPKAPATPAPAAPITLDMPIDQLPGIGKVTAQSFKRLGVRTVYDMLYHFPHRYDDFTSQKQIADLEIGATETVLASVVDIRTFGTRNGMSGIELLVGDQSGNLKVVFFRQPWLARQFTIGARIVLSGKIDSFQGLRQMTGPDWEPYSDDELIHTGRLVPVHPLTKGLYERNARAIIKRVVDRAAPLVADYLPARVRERAGLLPLSESLAQMHFPADKEQLDRARRRLGFDEFLFIQLGVLQRKLLWQGEHGYALALDEQVHEAFLAKLPFDLTGAQVRALEEIFADMQRPVPMARLLQGDVGSGKTAVAAASALQAIANGYQAAIMAPTEILAEQHYKGLRALLGQVRVPRAQPEASAAAPDAKASAQQAALDELKRLLGMVPEDDLDGAGVRVALLTGSLGAKERRRVLEAIARGDVDLVVGTHALITESVQYAQLGLVVVDEQHRFGVEQRQRLKNKGFNPHMLVMTATPIPRTLTMTIYGDLDTSVLDELPPGRQEIKTRWITSAERDKAYKHMRREIGRGRQAYVVCPLVDESEKVDLPSAEEMYAKLQGEIFQDLRVSLIHGKMLPREKDEVMVAFRNHEYDILVATAVIEVGIDVPNATTMLIEGAERFGLAQLHQFRGRVGRGMHQSYCVLVSDRENEVTKQRLEAMEATRDGFKLAEIDLQLRGPGEFFGTRQSGTPDLKVAQLADTRLLHAANLEAQKILAEDPKLEKPDHTLLKAKVDAFWADAAKAG from the coding sequence ATGGACGGCAAAGATCAGATCATTCAGCTGGGCAAGCTTCTGCGTGCCGAGCAAGAGCGCGGCTACGACGACGGCGCCGCACCCGGCGGGATCGAGCGCTTCCTGACCAACTGGCGGCTCGCGGCCAATGGCGCGTTGGCGCACCCGCCCGTACAGCAGGCGCTCGAGCTGCTGGCCGGCTACGCTGTGTTCGATCAGACCACCCGCCGCGCGCGGATCGATATTGCGATCGATGCACTGCGCGCGCTGTTTCGGCCCGCCGCACCCGCGCCGGCCCGCGCTACGCCCAGCGCCAAACCTAAGGCGCCCGCCACGCCCGCCCCGGCCGCGCCGATCACACTCGACATGCCGATCGACCAGCTACCCGGCATCGGCAAGGTCACCGCACAGTCGTTCAAGCGCCTGGGCGTGCGCACTGTATACGACATGCTCTACCACTTCCCGCACCGCTACGACGACTTCACCTCGCAGAAGCAGATCGCCGACCTGGAGATCGGCGCAACCGAGACGGTGCTCGCCTCGGTGGTCGACATTCGCACCTTCGGCACGCGCAACGGCATGAGCGGGATCGAGCTACTGGTGGGCGACCAGAGCGGCAACCTGAAGGTGGTGTTCTTCCGCCAACCATGGCTGGCCAGGCAGTTCACGATCGGCGCGCGGATCGTGCTCAGCGGCAAGATCGACTCGTTCCAGGGCCTGCGCCAGATGACCGGCCCCGACTGGGAGCCCTACAGCGACGACGAGCTGATCCACACTGGCCGGCTGGTGCCGGTACACCCGCTGACCAAAGGCCTGTACGAGCGCAACGCCCGCGCGATCATCAAGCGCGTGGTCGACCGCGCCGCGCCGCTGGTGGCCGACTACCTGCCCGCCAGGGTGCGCGAGCGCGCCGGGCTGTTGCCGCTGAGCGAATCGCTGGCGCAGATGCACTTCCCGGCCGACAAAGAACAGCTCGATCGCGCGCGCCGGCGGCTCGGCTTCGACGAATTCCTGTTCATCCAGCTGGGCGTGCTGCAGCGCAAGCTGCTCTGGCAGGGCGAGCATGGCTACGCGCTGGCGCTCGACGAGCAGGTTCACGAGGCCTTCCTGGCGAAGCTGCCGTTCGACCTGACCGGCGCGCAGGTGCGTGCGCTTGAAGAGATCTTCGCCGACATGCAGCGCCCGGTGCCGATGGCGCGCCTGCTCCAGGGCGATGTGGGTAGCGGCAAAACGGCGGTGGCGGCCGCGAGCGCGCTCCAGGCGATTGCCAACGGCTACCAGGCCGCGATTATGGCGCCCACCGAGATCCTGGCCGAGCAGCACTACAAGGGCCTGCGCGCGCTGCTGGGCCAGGTGCGCGTGCCGCGCGCCCAACCCGAGGCCAGCGCCGCCGCACCCGATGCCAAAGCCAGCGCGCAGCAGGCCGCGCTCGATGAACTCAAGCGCTTGCTGGGTATGGTGCCGGAAGACGACCTCGACGGCGCGGGCGTGCGCGTGGCGTTGCTCACGGGTAGCCTGGGGGCGAAAGAACGCCGCCGCGTGCTCGAAGCAATCGCGCGCGGCGATGTCGACCTGGTGGTGGGCACGCATGCGCTGATCACCGAGAGCGTGCAGTACGCCCAACTGGGCCTGGTGGTGGTCGACGAGCAGCATCGCTTTGGCGTCGAGCAGCGCCAGCGCCTGAAGAACAAGGGCTTCAACCCGCATATGCTGGTGATGACTGCCACGCCCATCCCGCGCACGCTGACCATGACGATCTACGGCGACCTCGACACCTCGGTGCTCGATGAGCTGCCGCCTGGCCGGCAAGAGATCAAGACGCGCTGGATCACCTCGGCCGAGCGCGACAAAGCCTACAAGCATATGCGCCGCGAGATCGGCCGCGGCCGCCAGGCCTACGTGGTCTGCCCGCTGGTCGATGAGAGCGAGAAGGTCGATCTGCCCTCGGCCGAAGAGATGTATGCCAAGCTTCAGGGCGAAATCTTTCAGGATCTGCGCGTGTCGCTGATCCACGGCAAGATGCTGCCGCGCGAGAAGGACGAGGTCATGGTGGCGTTCCGCAACCACGAGTACGACATCCTGGTGGCCACTGCGGTGATCGAGGTTGGCATCGATGTGCCGAATGCCACCACCATGCTGATCGAGGGCGCCGAACGCTTTGGGCTGGCGCAGCTGCACCAGTTTCGCGGCCGCGTCGGGCGCGGCATGCACCAGAGCTACTGCGTGCTGGTGAGCGACCGCGAGAATGAAGTGACTAAGCAGCGGCTTGAGGCCATGGAAGCGACCCGCGATGGCTTCAAGCTGGCCGAGATCGATTTGCAGCTGCGCGGCCCCGGCGAGTTCTTCGGCACGCGCCAGAGCGGCACGCCCGACCTCAAGGTGGCCCAGCTGGCCGACACCCGGCTGCTGCACGCCGCCAACCTCGAGGCCCAGAAGATCCTGGCCGAGGACCCTAAGCTCGAAAAGCCTGATCACACCTTGCTCAAAGCGAAGGTCGATGCCTTCTGGGCCGACGCGGCCAAGGCCGGGTAA
- a CDS encoding ABC transporter permease subunit, with product MESRHQPAPARPGGRTLLAREALALLLTLALSALLVVMIIFATQAFASRRYDQPRGFAVYVNLIFTYFADLLRGQLSGTRNNASAWRLLLESSRRTFALLGISMLVAMPLGAGWGALMAMARRQRVRVLLFGFNTLILSLPALAILLLASELVATLTLRTGIRLTYVQGYGLDQHLLLPAGTLVLRGAAYLARALQIAHDDVLRQEWIRAARARGLSGLVLWRRHVLPALRLPAIGAVLGMLRVMVASLIIVEYLYGWGGIGRRMIDFESNSAGRPENAIAVTAALILVLLFVLIDAVGQLALRYADPRVHEL from the coding sequence ATGGAATCACGACACCAACCCGCGCCGGCCCGGCCCGGCGGCCGCACCCTGCTGGCGCGCGAGGCGCTGGCCCTGCTGCTGACGCTCGCGCTCAGCGCGCTGCTGGTGGTGATGATCATCTTTGCAACACAGGCGTTTGCCAGCCGCCGGTATGACCAGCCGAGAGGCTTCGCTGTTTATGTTAATTTAATCTTCACATACTTCGCCGATCTACTGCGCGGCCAGCTGAGCGGCACGCGCAACAACGCCAGCGCCTGGCGGCTGCTGCTCGAGTCGTCTCGCCGCACATTTGCGCTGCTTGGCATCAGCATGCTGGTAGCCATGCCGCTAGGCGCCGGCTGGGGCGCGCTCATGGCTATGGCGCGCCGCCAGCGCGTGCGCGTGCTACTGTTCGGCTTCAACACCCTGATCCTCTCGCTGCCGGCGCTGGCGATTCTGCTGCTGGCAAGCGAGCTGGTGGCCACGCTGACGCTGCGCACCGGCATCCGGCTGACCTACGTGCAGGGCTATGGGCTCGACCAGCACCTGCTCTTACCGGCCGGCACGCTGGTGCTGCGCGGCGCGGCCTACCTGGCCCGTGCGCTGCAGATCGCCCACGACGACGTGCTGCGCCAGGAATGGATCCGCGCGGCGCGCGCCAGGGGCCTGAGCGGGCTGGTGCTCTGGCGGCGCCATGTGCTGCCGGCGCTGCGCCTGCCGGCGATCGGGGCGGTGCTGGGCATGCTGCGCGTCATGGTTGCCAGCCTGATCATCGTCGAATACCTATACGGCTGGGGCGGCATCGGCCGGCGCATGATCGACTTCGAGTCAAACAGTGCGGGCCGGCCCGAGAACGCAATTGCCGTGACTGCCGCGCTGATCCTGGTGCTGCTCTTCGTACTGATCGACGCGGTTGGCCAGCTGGCATTGCGCTATGCCGATCCGCGCGTACACGAGTTATAA
- a CDS encoding sigma-70 family RNA polymerase sigma factor, with the protein MAEPSADMIRRAQAGDSEALTQLIISQQHYVYSIAMSVLKNPEDASDLTQDAFIRLVRALPQYTGESRFTTWLYRLVVNLGRDELRRRGRQVPVAPPADEAEDQDPMASVADDDRWADPAQALDSQELRSEVRRALAQLDEHHRLVLTLYYFDDMKYTDIAEVMDLPLNTVKSHIRRGKERLAALLSTHEQPPAAARAVALPQPAERQQRLISPFVQLPLQLRGGGVR; encoded by the coding sequence GTGGCAGAGCCATCCGCAGATATGATCCGGCGGGCGCAAGCCGGTGACTCGGAAGCCTTGACGCAGCTGATCATCAGCCAGCAGCACTATGTCTACAGTATCGCTATGAGCGTGCTCAAGAATCCCGAGGATGCCTCTGATCTAACTCAGGATGCGTTTATACGCCTGGTGCGCGCCCTGCCCCAATATACGGGCGAGAGCCGCTTCACCACCTGGCTGTATCGCCTGGTGGTCAATCTTGGCCGCGACGAGCTGCGCCGGCGCGGGCGGCAGGTGCCAGTCGCACCGCCAGCCGACGAGGCCGAGGATCAAGACCCCATGGCGAGCGTAGCCGATGATGATCGCTGGGCCGACCCGGCGCAGGCGCTCGACTCACAAGAGCTGCGCAGCGAGGTTCGCCGTGCGCTGGCCCAGCTCGACGAGCACCACCGGCTGGTGCTGACGCTCTATTACTTCGACGATATGAAGTACACCGATATTGCCGAGGTGATGGATCTGCCACTCAACACCGTGAAGAGCCACATCCGGCGTGGCAAAGAGCGCCTGGCCGCGCTCTTGAGCACGCACGAGCAGCCGCCGGCGGCCGCCCGCGCAGTGGCGCTGCCACAGCCGGCCGAGCGCCAGCAACGCCTGATCAGCCCGTTCGTACAGCTACCGTTGCAGCTGCGCGGGGGAGGTGTGCGATGA
- a CDS encoding response regulator produces MRILVVDDNRDILDLVERVLLTYGHEVVLARDGLEALQQDSTSSPDLIVLDVNLPTLDGWEVCRRIKARRNVPVMLLTVRAERADIERSIEAGADDHLPKPFDISEFLSHIHTLTQGASLARNSSTPYP; encoded by the coding sequence ATGCGAATCCTTGTGGTCGACGATAATCGCGATATTCTCGACTTAGTCGAACGCGTCTTGCTGACCTATGGGCACGAGGTGGTGCTTGCGCGCGATGGGCTTGAGGCGCTGCAGCAAGACTCAACTAGCAGCCCGGATCTGATCGTGCTCGATGTGAATCTGCCCACCCTGGACGGCTGGGAGGTTTGCCGGCGCATCAAGGCCCGGCGTAATGTGCCGGTGATGCTGCTGACGGTGCGCGCCGAGCGGGCTGATATCGAGCGTAGTATCGAGGCTGGCGCCGATGATCACTTGCCCAAACCGTTCGATATTAGCGAGTTTCTCAGCCACATCCACACGCTCACTCAGGGCGCTTCGCTCGCACGCAACAGCAGCACGCCCTACCCTTAG
- the eno gene encoding phosphopyruvate hydratase, producing the protein MSTIIEEIVAREVLDSRGNPTVEVDVRLDGGDIGRAIVPSGASTGAHEALELRDGDKKRYGGKGVLKAVEYVNTTIAEALVGLDAVDQVGIDSELIELDGTETKSKLGANAILGVSLASAKAAAAASGLPLYRYIGGVNAHVLPVPMMNILNGGKHAQNSTDFQEFMVMPVGAPSFRECLRWGAEIYQSLKKVLHDRGQGTNVGDEGGFAPSLPTNESALEVIVEAIQKAGYTPGEQVMLAMDPAASEIFKDGKYHLERENRVLSSAEMVDYWADIVSRYPIISLEDGLAEDDWEGWGLLRQKIGDKVQLVGDDLLVTNVKFLQRAINERAANSILIKLNQIGSLTETLNAISMAQRAGWTAIVSHRSGETEDVTIADLVVATNAGQIKTGAPARTDRVAKYNQLLRIEEELGDIAQFAGRNAFNVKR; encoded by the coding sequence ATGTCAACAATTATCGAGGAAATTGTCGCTCGCGAGGTGCTCGACTCACGTGGTAACCCGACGGTGGAAGTAGATGTGCGGCTTGACGGCGGCGACATTGGCCGGGCGATCGTGCCCTCGGGCGCCTCGACCGGCGCGCACGAGGCGCTCGAGCTGCGCGATGGCGACAAGAAGCGCTACGGCGGCAAAGGCGTGCTCAAGGCGGTCGAATATGTCAATACTACGATCGCCGAGGCGCTGGTAGGCCTCGATGCGGTCGACCAGGTTGGTATCGACAGTGAGCTGATCGAGCTTGACGGCACCGAGACCAAGAGCAAGCTTGGCGCCAACGCGATCCTGGGCGTGTCGCTGGCCAGCGCCAAGGCCGCCGCCGCCGCCAGTGGCCTGCCGCTCTACCGCTATATTGGCGGTGTGAACGCGCACGTGCTGCCGGTGCCAATGATGAACATCCTCAACGGCGGTAAGCACGCCCAGAACAGCACCGACTTCCAGGAATTTATGGTCATGCCGGTTGGCGCGCCAAGTTTCCGCGAATGCCTGCGCTGGGGCGCCGAGATCTACCAGAGCCTGAAAAAAGTGCTACACGATCGCGGCCAGGGCACGAATGTCGGCGATGAGGGCGGCTTCGCGCCGAGCCTGCCAACGAACGAGTCGGCGCTGGAGGTGATCGTCGAGGCGATCCAGAAGGCCGGCTACACCCCTGGCGAGCAAGTAATGCTGGCGATGGACCCGGCTGCCAGCGAGATCTTCAAAGATGGCAAGTATCACCTCGAGCGCGAGAACCGCGTGCTCAGCAGCGCCGAGATGGTCGACTACTGGGCCGATATTGTCAGCCGCTACCCGATCATCTCGCTCGAAGACGGCCTGGCCGAGGACGACTGGGAGGGTTGGGGCCTGCTGCGTCAGAAGATCGGCGATAAGGTTCAGCTGGTTGGCGACGACCTGCTAGTGACGAACGTCAAGTTCCTGCAGCGCGCGATCAACGAGCGCGCGGCCAACTCGATCTTGATCAAGCTCAACCAGATCGGCTCGCTGACCGAGACGCTCAACGCGATCAGCATGGCCCAGCGCGCCGGCTGGACTGCGATCGTATCGCACCGCTCGGGCGAAACCGAAGACGTGACGATTGCCGACCTGGTGGTGGCTACCAACGCTGGCCAGATTAAGACTGGCGCGCCGGCGCGCACCGACCGCGTGGCAAAATACAACCAGCTGCTGCGGATCGAAGAAGAGCTAGGCGATATCGCGCAGTTCGCCGGCCGGAATGCGTTCAACGTAAAGCGCTAG